In Corynebacterium aquilae DSM 44791, the genomic stretch GATTTTCACCGATGCTTTCACCGGTACCAGCGCAGTCGGCGGCTTCATCGGCTCCGGTATCGCCTTGGCCATCCAGATGGGTGTGGCCCGCGGATTGTTCTCCAACGAGTCTGGCCTGGGTTCCGCCCCGATCGCTGCAGCCGCCGCGCAGACCACCCACCCGGTCCGCCAGGGTCTGGTCTCCATGACCCAGACCTTCATCGACACCATCGTCGTGGTCAGCTTCACCGGCCTAGCAATCGTCACCACGAACAGCTGGGACCTCGGCAGGGAAAACGCCGGCATCATCACCGCCACCGCTTTCAGCAAGGGTCTGCCCGGCTCCTGGGGTGACACCGTGGTCAGCCTGTCTGTGATCTTCTTCGCGTTTTCCACCATGCTCGGCTGGTCCTACTACGGTGAGCGCTGCCTCGAATCCCTCGTTGGACGTAAAGGCACCAAGCCCTACCGCATGGCGTTTACCTTGGTGGTGCTGGTCGGCGCCACGACCCCGTTGACTATCGTGTGGACCATCGCCGACATCATGAATGGCCTGATGGCGCTGCCGAACCTCATCGGATTGCTGATTCTGTCGGGCTTGGTCGCCCGCGAAACCCGTGCCTACCTCAAGTTCGACCCGCAGCTGCGCAAGAGCCCCGAGGAAGTGGCGGCATTCATCGAATCCCAAAACATGAACTGGAAGTAGCACTGGTGGCCACACCTTAAACGTGAACCACAGGTGCACTAACTAGGCTGCACCCAACCAGCCACACAAGCAGCCACACAACCAGCCAAACAACCAGCCACTGTGTTCCTACTCCTGCTTTGAAGGGGGAGTTCGAATACAGTGGCTTTTGTGAAAAGCACACACATACCCACCGCCATTGTTGCGGGTGCAGGAGCCTCCTTGGGGGCGATCACCCGCTATGCGGTGGGTATTGTCATTCCGGGACTTGCCGGCCTGCTCATCATCAATATTCTGGGCTGCTACGCCATGGGAAGGTTGAAGCCACCGGTATTTTGGTCAACGGGTTTCCTCGGGGGATTTACGAGCTTTTCCAGCTATATTGCTGTCTCCCACGCGCAAAGCATCACCACCCAAGTCGGCTATCTACTCGGCACTCTTCTTTTGTGCGTGGCCGCGTGGCTTATCGGGGACACAAGGGAAGAAAAAAGTGCTGGGAGCAAACCATGACGCTCCTGACGCACACTCTGATCCCGATCATCGTCGGCGGCTTTTGTGGCGGCGTGAGCAGATATACGTTGTCGAAACTTCCGCACGGAACCCACGTGGCGAACATGTTCGCCTGTATCGTGCTGGGAATCGTCACAGCGATAGCCTCACACGCCCCGTGGGCTGTGTTTTTAGGCGTTGGCTTTGCAGGCGCCCTATCGACGTGGTCGACGTTGGCAAAAGAGTTGGGACAACACTTTAAACAGCACCGCCCTACTGCTTATCTCCACGCGTCGATCGCTGTAACAACGGGTATGGCCATGTTTGTCCTTGGAAGCGCACTCGGCTCCTTAGTGCACTAACTACGCCGATTATGAAACGCCCCAAAGAACACTGCACCTTTCAATATCAAGCAGAGACACTAGCGGCGCGAGGTTGGGAGAAACCCCTCCCGGTGGGGAATGGGTCAAAGAATAGGGCTCAAGCATCCCAGACACCACACCAGGCGCCTTATCCCCTACCCTGTGCGAGCACTACCCTAGAATTACCCTTATCAAGACGTCAGGCCCCATCCCCCGCCGTTGCTTGGTGGTATCGGGCAATCGGTGACTCCCGATAACCCCTCGGCAGCTGCAACGCCCCCTTGGAAACCAGGCCCTGATCCCCTTTTTGGGTATGCGTGAAGCCCCCCAAAACTGTCACCACCAACCGGTGGTCACAGCCTGGGGGGCTCCATCATCATTATTCAAGTTTAGGTCGGCAGTGTCCTACTCTCCCACACACTCCCGTGTGCAGTACCATCGGCGCAGGTGAGCTTAGCTTCCGGGTTCGGAATGGGACCGGGCGTTCCCCCACCGCTAAAACCACCGACACAATCAACACTGTGTGACACGTGTGCTGTTTCTAACACTGCATAGTGGACGCGAACCTATATGTTCTCTTTGTTGTTACGCTTTTTAAGTTGATTATCAAGCAGTTCTAGACAACCACCACACACCCAACAATCAGGGTGTTTTGTGTGGTGTGTTCGGTGAATTAGTACCAGTCACCTCCACACATTACTGTGCTTCCAGATCTGGCCTATCAACCCCATAGTCTCTAGGGCACCTAATAACGAAACCTTATCTTGAAACGGGCTTCCCGCTTAGATGCTTTCAGCGGTTATCCCTTCCGTACGTAGCCAACCAGCCATGCCACTGGCGTGACAACTGGCACACTAGAGGTACGTCCGTCCCGGTCCTCTCGTACTAGGGACAGCCTTTCTCAAGTTTCAACGCGCACGGCGGATAGAGACCGAACTGTCTCACGACGTTCTAAACCCAGCTCGCGTGCCGCTTTAATGGGCGAACAGCCCAACCCTTGGGACCTACTCCAGCCCCAGGATGCGACGAGCCGACATCGAGGTGCCAAACCATCCCGTCGATATGGACTCTTGGGGAAGATCAGCCTGTTATCCCCGGGGTACCTTTTATCCGTTGAGCGACACCGCTTCCACAAGCCGGTGCCGGATCACTAGTCCCTACTTTCGTACCTGCTCGACCTGTCAGTCTCACAGTCAAGCTCCCTTGTGCACTTACACTCAACACCTGATTGCCAACCAGGCTGAGGAAACCTTTGGGCGCCTCCGTTACTCTTTGGGAGGCAACCGCCCCAGTTAAACTACCCACCAGGCACTGTCCCTAACCCAGATCATGGGCCGAGGTTAGATGCCCACTACGATCAGAGTGGTATTTCAACAACGACTCCCACACCACTGGCGTGATGCGATCACAGTCTCCCACCTATCCTACACAAACCGTAGCAGACACCAATACCAAGCTATAGTGAAGGTCCCGGGGTCTTTTCGTCCTGCCGCGCGTAACGAGCATCTTTACTCGTACTGCAATTTCGCCGGGCCTGTGGTTGAGACAGCAGGGAAGTCGTTACGCCATTCGTGCAGGTCGGAACTTACCCGACAAGGAATTTCGCTACCTTAGGATGGTTATAGTTACCACCGCCGTTTACTGGGGCTTAAATTCTCCGCTTCGACCCCAAAGGGTCTAACAGGTCCTCTTAACCTTCCAGCACCGGGCAGGCGTCAGTCCGTATACATCGACTTATCGTCTTCGCACGGACCTGTGTTTTTAGTAAACAGTCGCTTCCCTCTATTCTCTGCGGCCACAACACGCAACCATCCCGCAAAAAGGATGGCACCCGCCGTGGCCCCCCTTCTCCCGAAGTTACGGGGGCATTTTGCCGAGTTCCTTAACCACAGTTCACCCGATCGCCTTAGTATTCTCTACCTGACCACCTGTGTCGGTTTGGGGTACGGGCCATACACACACATCGCTAGATGCTTTTCTCGGCAGCAGAGGATCATCAACTTCACCCAAAAGGGCTACGCATCACGCCTCACCCACAATGCAGGACCGGATTTACCTAGTCTGCGGGCTACACGCTTACACCACAATCCAATAAGTGGCTCAACTACCTTTCTGCGTCACACCATCGCTTGGCTACTACCACATCAGGTCCCACGCACGCACACAACAACACAATCAAAGAAAGCATCATCATGATTATGGGCGGTTAGTATCAATGATTCACCATGGGCGCATGTGCACGGGTACGGGAATATCAACCCGTTGTCCATCGACTACGCCTGTCGGCCTCGCCTTAGGTCCCGACTCACCCTGGGAAGATTAGCTTAACCCAGGAACCCTTGGTCATCCGGCGGATGAGTTTTTCACTCATCATTCGCTACTCATGCCTGCATTCTCACTCGCACAGCGTCCACCACTCGGTCACCCGGCGACTTCACACGCTGCACGACGCTCCCCTACCCACCCCAACAAAATTGTTGGAGTGCCGCGGCTTCGGCGGTGTACTTGAGCCCCACTACATTGTCGGCGCAGAACCACTCGACCAGTGAGCTATTACGCACTCTTTCAAGGGTGGCTGCTTCTAAGCCAACCTCCTGGTTGTCTTCGCGATCCCACATCCTTTTCCACTTAGTACACGCTTAGGGGCCTTAGCCGGCGATCTGGGCTGTTTCCCTCTCGACTACGAAGCTTATCCCCCGCAGTCTCACTGCCGTGCTCTCACTTACCGGCATTCGGAGTTTGGCTGATGTCGCTAAGATGTTGGTCCCGCTAAACCATCCAGTAGCTCTACCTCCGGCAAGAAACACACGACGCTGCACCTAAATGCATTTCGGGGAGAACCAGCTATCACGGAGTTTGATTGGCCTTTCACCCCTACCCACAACTCATCCCCTCAGTTTTCAACCTAAGTGGGTTCGCGCCTCCACAGAGTCTTACCTCTGCTTCACACTGGCCATGGGTAGATCACCCCGCTTCGGGTCCAGGACATGCAACTAAAAAAACACCCTCGTTAGGATTCGCTTTCGCTACGGCTACCACACAACGTGTTAACCTCGCCACATGCCGCTGACTCGCAGGCTCATTCTTCAAAAGGCACGCCATCACCCCACAAAGAGGCTCTGACGGATTGTAAGCACACGGTTTCAGGTACTATTTCACTCCCCTCCCGGGGTACTTTTCACCATTCCCTCACGGTACTAATCCGCTATCGGTCACACTAAGTATTCAGGCTTACCGGGTGGTCCCGGCAGATTCACAGCAGATTTCACGGGCCCGCTGCTACTCGGGAAACAACAACAACTATCGCGACATGCTTTCATGTACGGGACTCTCACCCTCTCCGGTAGGCGACTCCACACCACTTCCACTAACACGCGCACACAGAAGCTAAGACCGGCAGACCTTAGAAACATTGCTCCCACAACCCCACGCACGCAACCCCTGCCGGGTATCACACGCACATGGTTTAGCCAACATCCGCGTTCGCTCGCCACTACTAACGGAATCACTATTGTTTTCTCTTCCTACGGGTACTGAGATGTTTCACTTCCCCGCGTAACCTCCACACACCCTATGTATTCAGATGCAGGTGACCGCCCATAACGACGGCCGGGTTTCCCCATTCGGACATCCTCGGATCAACGCTTGATTGACAACTCCCCGAGGCTTAACGCAGCCTTCCACGTCCTTCATCGGCTTAGTGTGCCAAGGCATCCACCGTGTGCCCTTACAACACACAACACAAAAAATGGTCACTAGATACTTGACAATCACCAACACACACCAACAAAAAATCAGTGCGTGCTGGTAGCAAACAAAAAGAATATAAGAAATTACATACAAAACAACCAACACACACAACCATTAGGCCATGCGCATCAATCGTTTGATGCTCGCGTCCACTATACAGTTCACAAACAACACACACCCCACCACCAACCACCACAGCACAACACATTCGTTGCACCACAACAGCCACCAGCAAGGCGTCACACACGAGCACAAATGCCCGAGACACCCAACAGTGCACCAACATACAAACAAAGGTTTTCTACAGCGTCTTTATCATGAATAAACGTGTGCTTCCACGTCAAAAAATAATCAAACAGTCACACACAACAAACAAGCCACCACACACAAAACGCATGGCAACCGGTGTGCAACCAGCAAAAAATATGCTCCTTAGAAAGGAGGTGATCCAGCCGCACCTTCCGGTACGGCTACCTTGTTACGACTTCGTCCCAATCGCCGATCCCACCTTCGACAGCTCCCCCCACAAGGGTTGGGCCACTGGCTTCGGGTGTTACCAACTTTCATGACGTGACGGGCGGTGTGTACAAGGCCCGGGAACGTATTCACCGCAGCGTTGCTGATCTGCGATTACTAGCGACTCCGACTTCATGGGGTCGAGTTGCAGACCCCAATCCGAACTGAGGCCGGCTTTCAGCGATTAGCTCACCCTCACAGGCTCGCGACGCGTTGTACCGACCATTGTAGCATGTGTGAAGCCCTGGACATAAGGGGCATGATGATTTGACGTCATCCCCACCTTCCTCCGAGTTGACCCCGGCAGTCTCTCATGAGTCCCCACCATCACGTGCTGGCAACATAAGACAAGGGTTGCGCTCGTTGCGGGACTTAACCCAACATCTCACGACACGAGCTGACGACAACCATGCACCACCTGTATACAAGCCACAAGGGAAACTACATCTCTGCAGCGATCCTGTATATGTCAAGCCCAGGTAAGGTTCTTCGCGTTGCATCGAATTAATCCACATGCTCCGCCGCTTGTGCGGGCCCCCGTCAATTCCTTTGAGTTTTA encodes the following:
- a CDS encoding fluoride efflux transporter family protein; amino-acid sequence: MKSTHIPTAIVAGAGASLGAITRYAVGIVIPGLAGLLIINILGCYAMGRLKPPVFWSTGFLGGFTSFSSYIAVSHAQSITTQVGYLLGTLLLCVAAWLIGDTREEKSAGSKP
- a CDS encoding fluoride efflux transporter FluC — its product is MTLLTHTLIPIIVGGFCGGVSRYTLSKLPHGTHVANMFACIVLGIVTAIASHAPWAVFLGVGFAGALSTWSTLAKELGQHFKQHRPTAYLHASIAVTTGMAMFVLGSALGSLVH